One genomic segment of Hevea brasiliensis isolate MT/VB/25A 57/8 chromosome 3, ASM3005281v1, whole genome shotgun sequence includes these proteins:
- the LOC110671209 gene encoding thioredoxin H-type isoform X1, translating to MGQCFCSDKRQQGDDDSEQHVEFAGSNVHLITATEVWDQKVSEANKDGKTVLLNFSATWCGPCRMIAPFYRELSEKYPSLMFLLVDVDELPEFSSSWDIKATPTFFFLRDGKQLDKLVGANKPELQKKITAIVDSVADCDK from the exons ATGGGACAATGCTTTTGCTCTGATAAG CGTCAACAGGGGGATGATGATTCTGAACAGCATGTTGAATTTGCTGGCAGTAATGTGCACCTCATTACTGCCACAGAGGTCTGGGACCAGAAGGTGTCAGAAGCTAATAAGGATGGCAAAACT GTTTTGTTGAATTTCAGCGCAACATGGTGTGGTCCTTGTAGAATGATTGCACCATTCTACCGTGAGTTGTCTGAGAAATACCCTTCTCTGATGTTCCTGTTGGTTGATGTTGATGAACTACCT GAATTCAGCAGTTCATGGGATATCAAAGCTACTCCGACCTTTTTCTTTCTAAGAGATGGGAAGCAACTTGACAAGCTTGTTGGGGCCAACAAGCCAGAGCTGCAGAAGAAGATAACTGCTATTGTAGACTCGGTGGCTGATTGTGACAAATGA
- the LOC110671185 gene encoding ubiquitin-conjugating enzyme E2 28 → MASKRILKELKDLQKDPPTSCSAGPVAEDMFHWQATIMGPSDSPYAGGVFLVTIHFPPDYPFKPPKVAFRTKVFHANINSNGSICLDILKEQWSPALTISKVLLSICSLLTDPNPDDPLVPEIAHMYKTDRAKYEATARSWTQKYAMG, encoded by the exons ATGGCTTCCAAGCGTATTTTGAAGGAACTTAAGGATTTGCAGAAAGATCCACCTACTTCTTGCAGTGCAG GTCCTGTAGCTGAAGACATGTTTCACTGGCAAGCAACAATCATGGGACCATCTGATAGCCCATATGCGGGGGGTGTATTTCTAGTTACTATCCATTTTCCTCCTGATTATCCATTCAAGCCTCCAAAG GTTGCGTTTAGGACCAAGGTATTTCACGCAAACATAAACAGCAATGGGAGCATTTGTCTCGATATCCTCAAAGAACAATGGAGCCCTGCTCTTACCATTTCTAAG GTACTGCTCTCCATTTGCTCATTGCTGACTGATCCAAATCCTGACGACCCTCTCGTACCAGAGATTGCCCATATGTACAAGACTGATCGAGCCAAATATGAAGCAACTGCACGCAGCTGGACACAGAAGTATGCCATGGGATGA
- the LOC110671209 gene encoding thioredoxin H9 isoform X2, which translates to MGQCFCSDKGDDDSEQHVEFAGSNVHLITATEVWDQKVSEANKDGKTVLLNFSATWCGPCRMIAPFYRELSEKYPSLMFLLVDVDELPEFSSSWDIKATPTFFFLRDGKQLDKLVGANKPELQKKITAIVDSVADCDK; encoded by the exons ATGGGACAATGCTTTTGCTCTGATAAG GGGGATGATGATTCTGAACAGCATGTTGAATTTGCTGGCAGTAATGTGCACCTCATTACTGCCACAGAGGTCTGGGACCAGAAGGTGTCAGAAGCTAATAAGGATGGCAAAACT GTTTTGTTGAATTTCAGCGCAACATGGTGTGGTCCTTGTAGAATGATTGCACCATTCTACCGTGAGTTGTCTGAGAAATACCCTTCTCTGATGTTCCTGTTGGTTGATGTTGATGAACTACCT GAATTCAGCAGTTCATGGGATATCAAAGCTACTCCGACCTTTTTCTTTCTAAGAGATGGGAAGCAACTTGACAAGCTTGTTGGGGCCAACAAGCCAGAGCTGCAGAAGAAGATAACTGCTATTGTAGACTCGGTGGCTGATTGTGACAAATGA
- the LOC131178432 gene encoding uncharacterized mitochondrial protein AtMg00810-like: MKNLGKLKFFLGIEVARNSNGIFLCQLKYALDVISEVELLGCKPAKTPLAQNHKLALAESDDVDDPAQYRRLVGRLIYLIITQPELSYCVHILAQFIQQPKKAHWEAAARVVHYLKGNPGQGILLHANCDLKLSAYCDSDWASCPLTRRSLTGYFVLLGESLISWKTKK; this comes from the coding sequence ATGAAAAACTTAGGGAAGCTGAAATTTTTCTTAGGGATTGAAGTAGCCAGAAACTCGAATGGTATTTTCTTGTGTCAACTTAAGTATGCGTTGGATGTAATTTCAGAAGTTGAATTACTGGGTTGCAAGCCGGCTAAAACTCCTCTTGCACAAAATCACAAGCTGGCCCTTGCCGAGAGTGATGATGTGGATGACCCTGCTCAATATAGGCGTCTGGTGGGACGGCTTATTTATCTAATAATAACTCAGCCCGAGTTGTCATATTGTGTGCATATTCTTGCTCAGTTCATACAACAACCAAAGAAAGCTCATTGGGAGGCAGCTGCTAGAGTTGTGCATTATTTGAAAGGAAATCCAGGTCAGGGTATACTACTACATGCCAATTGTGATCTCAAATTGTCTGCTTACTGTGATTCTGATTGGGCTAGCTGTCCTTTGACGAGACGGTCTTTGACTGGTTATTTTGTTCTTTTAGGTGAATCCCTTATCTCGTGGAAGACTAAAAAGTAA
- the LOC110657046 gene encoding probable inactive receptor kinase At5g58300 produces the protein MKILSFLLALTFLLLLLFISYTSADLYSDKQALLKFAAAVPHSRKLNWKSTTPVCTSWVGITCNTNGSHIVAVRLPGVGLYGPVPANTLGKLDNLVILSLRSNLLTGELPSDLLSLPSLQNVYLQYNNFSGSIPSSFSRQLNSLDLSFNSFTGNIPLSIQNLTNLSSLNLQSNSLTGPIPEINISSLKQLNLSCNHLNGSIPSILHKFPTSSFEGNNMLCGPPLNQCLVFMPSLSPSPSPSPTFLPSPPSSSKEPANNSKKKLNTGSIVAIAIGGSVVPLFLFLMILICCLKKKDTEDNGALKVKGARSEKPKEDFGSGVQDAEKNKLVFFEGSTYNFDLEDLLRASAEVLGKGSYGTTYKAVLEEGTAVVVKRLKEVVAGRREFEQQMEAVGRVGQHPNVIPLCAYYYSKDEKLLVYDYVAAGSFFAFLYGSSSFGRTPLDWESRVKISLGAARGIAHIHSAGGGKIIHGNIKSSNVLLTQDLRGCISDFGLAPIMSYPSVPSRCAGYRAPEVIETRKSTQKSDVYSFGVLLLEMLTGKAPVQSTGHDDVVDLPKWVQSVVREEWTAEVFDVELMRYRNIEEEMVQMLQIAIACVARVPDMRPTMEEVVRMIEEIRQPESARHPSGENKGSNTNFP, from the exons ATGAAGATACTCTCATTTCTTCTGGCATTAACATTTCTATTACTCCTGCTTTTCATTTCCTATACTAGTGCTGATCTATATTCCGACAAACAAGCCCTTCTTAAATTTGCTGCTGCAGTTCCTCATAGCAGGAAACTTAATTGGAAATCTACTACCCCTGTATGCACTTCTTGGGTTGGTATCACTTGCAATACAAATGGCTCCCATATAGTTGCTGTACGCCTACCTGGTGTTGGACTCTATGGTCCCGTTCCAGCCAACACACTTGGAAAGTTGGATAACCTTGTGATCCTCAGTCTTCGTTCCAACCTCCTTACTGGAGAACTTCCATCAGATTTACTCTCCCTTCCTTCCCTTCAAAATGTGTACCTCCAATATAACAATTTTTCAGGAAGTATTCCTTCATCTTTCTCTCGCCAACTTAACTCACTTGACCTCTCCTTCAATTCATTCACAGGCAATATTCCTCTCTCAATACAAAATTTAACTAACCTTAGTAGTTTGAACCTCCAAAGCAACTCCCTTACAGGACCAATACCTGAAATCAACATCTCAAGCCTCAAACAGTTGAATTTGAGCTGCAACCACTTGAATGGTTCAATTCCATCTATCCTCCATAAGTTCCCTACCTCCTCCTTTGAGGGGAATAATATGCTATGTGGACCACCACTAAACCAATGTTTGGTATTTATGCCCTCCctttctccttctccttctccttctcccACTTTTTTACCGTCCCCTCCAAGCAGCTCTAAAGAACCGGCAAATAATTCCAAGAAGAAACTAAACACTGGGTCGATTGTTGCCATTGCAATTGGAGGATCTGTGGTGCCACTATTTTTATTTCTGATGATACTAATATGCTGCTTGAAGAAAAAAGATACTGAAGACAATGGTGCGCTAAAAGTAAAGGGTGCAAGGAGTGAGAAGCCTAAGGAAGACTTTGGAAGTGGAGTGCAAGATGCCGAGAAGAACAAGTTGGTATTTTTTGAAGGTAGTACTTACAATTTTGATCTTGAGGATTTATTAAGAGCTTCAGCTGAAGTACTAGGAAAAGGAAGTTATGGGACAACCTATAAGGCCGTACTGGAAGAGGGAACAGCAGTTGTTGTGAAGAGGTTAAAAGAAGTGGTGGCAGGGAGAAGAGAGTTTGAGCAGCAAATGGAAGCGGTGGGAAGAGTTGGTCAGCACCCAAATGTCATTCCTCTCTGTGCTTACTACTACTCCAAGGATGAGAAACTCCTTGTTTACGACTATGTAGCAGCTGGAAGCTTTTTTGCATTTTTGTATG GCAGCAGTAGTTTTGGACGAACTCCACTAGACTGGGAATCCAGAGTAAAGATTTCCCTTGGAGCTGCAAGAGGCATTGCCCATATCCATTCTGCTGGTGGGGGGAAAATCATTCATGGCAACATTAAGTCCTCCAACGTACTCCTCACTCAAGACCTCCGTGGCTGCATTTCAGATTTTGGCTTAGCTCCTATAATGAGTTACCCTTCGGTCCCATCTAGATGTGCAGGCTACCGAGCTCCTGAGGTAATTGAAACTCGAAAATCCACTCAAAAATCTGATGTCTACAGTTTTGGTGTTCTCCTCCTTGAGATGCTGACAGGCAAAGCCCCGGTCCAATCAACAGGGCACGATGATGTGGTAGATCTTCCAAAATGGGTCCAGTCTGTTGTTCGAGAGGAATGGACGGCTGAGGTGTTTGATGTGGAGCTAATGAGATACCGTAATATTGAGGAAGAGATGGTGCAGATGCTTCAAATAGCAATAGCCTGTGTAGCAAGAGTGCCAGACATGAGACCAACCATGGAAGAAGTGGTTAGGATGATTGAAGAAATCAGGCAGCCTGAATCTGCGAGACACCCATCAGGGGAGAACAAGGGATCAAATACTAATTTCCCATAA
- the LOC110671208 gene encoding receptor-like protein kinase FERONIA isoform X2 produces MTARVFHSDFTYSFPLAAGRKFVRLYFYPASYNGLNVSDSLFAVTAGPFTLLKNFSVAQTTEALNFAFIVKEYSINVDGGTLNITFSPSSNSSKSYAFVNGIEIVSMPDIYSNTDGTLMIVGNSAPFTIDNSTALENVYRLNVGGNDISPSGDTGMLRSWFDDQAYLYGAGFGVAETADPNMTIESPVPPYIAPLNVYSTARSMGPSVGVNLNYNLTWIFSIDSGFSYLVRLHFCEIASNITKINQRVFSIFLNNQTAEDQADVVAWANDHNGVPVHRDYVVLVPGGSPQQDLWLALRPNTDSVLKSQFYDAILNGVEIFKISTPGDGNLAGPNPIPAPKQEVIDPSLVRPSSGSGHSKNQKAIIAGGVSGGVVIALVIGCCVIAASRRRRQGKEASASDGPSGWLPLSLYGNSHSAGSAKTNTTGSYASSLPSNLCRHFSFAEIKAATNNFDEALLLGVGGFGKVYKGEIDGGTTKVAIKRGNPLSEQGVHEFQTEIEMLSKLRHRHLVSLIGYCEENCEMILVYDYMAYGTLREHLYKTQKPPLPWKQRLEICIGAARGLHYLHTGAKHTIIHRDVKTTNILLDEKWVAKVSDFGLSKTGPTLDHTHVSTVVKGSFGYLDPEYFRRQQLTEKSDVYSFGVVLFEILCARPALNPTLPKEQVSLAEWAAHCLNKGILVQIVDPYLKGKIAPECFRKFAETAMKCVADQGIERPSMGDVLWNLEFALQLQESAEESGKGIAGIDDEEMPFNMASKGKKDPDTSPGFDGNITDSRSIGMSMSIGGRSLASEDSDGLTPSAVFSQIMNPKGR; encoded by the coding sequence ATGACTGCTCGAGTTTTTCACTCTGATTTTACCTATAGTTTCCCCTTGGCTGCTGGTCGAAAATTCGTTCGCCTGTACTTCTATCCTGCTTCGTACAATGGGCTTAATGTATCTGATTCTCTCTTCGCCGTCACAGCTGGGCCTTTTACTCTTCTTAAGAACTTCAGTGTTGCTCAAACAACAGAGGCTTTGAATTTTGCTTTTATTGTGAAGGAGTACTCTATCAATGTAGATGGTGGAACATTGAACATAACTTTCAGCCCATCTTCAAATTCTTCAAAGTCTTATGCATTTGTTAATGGGATAGAGATAGTGTCGATGCCTGATATTTATAGTAATACTGATGGAACTTTAATGATAGTGGGTAATTCCGCTCCATTTACTATAGATAACAGTACTGCGCTTGAGAATGTTTATCGGTTAAATGTGGGCGGGAATGACATCTCGCCGTCAGGAGATACAGGTATGCTTAGGTCTTGGTTTGATGACCAGGCATATCTTTATGGAGCAGGGTTTGGTGTTGCCGAGACTGCTGATCCAAACATGACAATTGAAAGCCCGGTGCCTCCATATATTGCACCTCTTAATGTCTATTCTACTGCTAGATCAATGGGACCGAGTGTTGGCGTcaatttgaattacaatttgaCTTGGATTTTTAGCATCGACTCTGGTTTCAGTTATTTGGTTAGGCTTCATTTTTGTGAAATTGCCTCAAACATAACCAAGATTAATCAAAGAGTGTTCAGCATCTTCCTCAATAATCAAACCGCTGAGGATCAAGCTGATGTGGTTGCCTGGGCAAATGATCACAATGGAGTTCCAGTGCATAGGGATTACGTGGTGCTTGTTCCTGGTGGGAGCCCTCAGCAGGATCTGTGGCTTGCACTTCGTCCAAATACAGATTCAGTCTTGAAGTCTCAGTTTTATGATGCAATCTTAAATGGAGTGGAGATATTCAAAATTAGCACTCCTGGTGATGGTAATCTTGCTGGGCCCAATCCAATCCCTGCTCCTAAACAGGAAGTAATTGACCCTTCATTGGTCAGACCATCATCAGGCTCTGGCCATTCAAAGAACCAGAAAGCAATTATAGCTGGGGGTGTAAGCGGTGGAGTTGTTATAGCACTTGTCATTGGTTGCTGTGTTATTGCCGCATCTCGCCGTCGTAGACAAGGGAAGGAGGCAAGTGCAAGTGATGGGCCATCTGGGTGGCTTCCTCTTTCTTTGTATGGAAATTCTCACTCTGCTGGTTCAGCAAAAACAAACACGACAGGAAGTTATGCTTCCTCTTTACCTTCAAACCTTTGCCGCCACTTCTCTTTTGCTGAGATCAAGGCTGCTACTAACAATTTTGATGAGGCTCTTCTCCTTGGAGTGGGAGGCTTTGGCAAAGTCTACAAGGGGGAAATTGATGGTGGGACAACTAAAGTAGCAATCAAGCGTGGCAATCCACTTTCTGAGCAGGGTGTGCATGAGTTCCAAACTGAGATTGAAATGCTCTCAAAACTTCGACACCGTCACCTTGTTTCATTGATTGGGTACTGCGAGGAGAACTGTGAGATGATCCTTGTTTATGATTACATGGCTTATGGAACACTGCGTGAGCATCTATACAAAACCCAAAAGCCTCCTTTGCCCTGGAAGCAAAGGCTTGAGATATGCATTGGTGCTGCTCGTGGTCTACACTATCTCCACACTGGTGCCAAACACACTATTATCCACCGAGATGTCAAGACAACCAACATTCTTTTGGATGAGAAATGGGTTGCAAAGGTTTCTGATTTTGGCTTGTCAAAAACGGGTCCTACTTTGGATCACACCCATGTTAGCACTGTAGTGAAGGGTAGTTTTGGCTATCTGGATCCAGAGTATTTTAGGCGACAGCAACTGACTGAAAAATCAGATGTTTACTCTTTTGGAGTTGTGCTGTTTGAGATCCTGTGTGCTCGACCAGCCTTGAACCCAACGCTGCCAAAGGAGCAAGTCAGCTTGGCAGAGTGGGCTGCTCATTGCCTCAATAAAGGCATTCTGGTTCAGATTGTTGACCCCTATCTGAAGGGGAAGATTGCACCTGAATGCTTCAGAAAGTTTGCTGAGACTGCAATGAAGTGTGTGGCTGATCAGGGCATTGAGAGGCCATCAATGGGAGATGTGCTTTGGAACCTAGAGTTTGCTTTGCAGCTGCAAGAGAGTGCAGAGGAGAGTGGGAAAGGTATTGCTGGAATAGATGACGAGGAGATGCCATTTAATATGGCCTCTAAAGGGAAGAAAGATCCTGATACTTCCCCTGGCTTTGATGGTAACATTACAGATTCAAGGAGCATTGGAATGAGCATGAGCATAGGCGGCCGGAGCCTTGCTAGTGAAGACTCAGATGGATTGACACCAAGTGCTGTGTTCTCACAGATCATGAACCCAAAAGGTCGTTGA
- the LOC110671208 gene encoding receptor-like protein kinase FERONIA isoform X1 — MGRCFPASALVLLCLVSAILVAFAQNYLPTDKILLDCGATSDDTDSDGQKWTADKGSKFLVSTGNSSTSPAATQDPAVPQVPFMTARVFHSDFTYSFPLAAGRKFVRLYFYPASYNGLNVSDSLFAVTAGPFTLLKNFSVAQTTEALNFAFIVKEYSINVDGGTLNITFSPSSNSSKSYAFVNGIEIVSMPDIYSNTDGTLMIVGNSAPFTIDNSTALENVYRLNVGGNDISPSGDTGMLRSWFDDQAYLYGAGFGVAETADPNMTIESPVPPYIAPLNVYSTARSMGPSVGVNLNYNLTWIFSIDSGFSYLVRLHFCEIASNITKINQRVFSIFLNNQTAEDQADVVAWANDHNGVPVHRDYVVLVPGGSPQQDLWLALRPNTDSVLKSQFYDAILNGVEIFKISTPGDGNLAGPNPIPAPKQEVIDPSLVRPSSGSGHSKNQKAIIAGGVSGGVVIALVIGCCVIAASRRRRQGKEASASDGPSGWLPLSLYGNSHSAGSAKTNTTGSYASSLPSNLCRHFSFAEIKAATNNFDEALLLGVGGFGKVYKGEIDGGTTKVAIKRGNPLSEQGVHEFQTEIEMLSKLRHRHLVSLIGYCEENCEMILVYDYMAYGTLREHLYKTQKPPLPWKQRLEICIGAARGLHYLHTGAKHTIIHRDVKTTNILLDEKWVAKVSDFGLSKTGPTLDHTHVSTVVKGSFGYLDPEYFRRQQLTEKSDVYSFGVVLFEILCARPALNPTLPKEQVSLAEWAAHCLNKGILVQIVDPYLKGKIAPECFRKFAETAMKCVADQGIERPSMGDVLWNLEFALQLQESAEESGKGIAGIDDEEMPFNMASKGKKDPDTSPGFDGNITDSRSIGMSMSIGGRSLASEDSDGLTPSAVFSQIMNPKGR, encoded by the coding sequence ATGGGTAGGTGTTTTCCTGCTTCTGCTCTCGTTTTACTTTGCTTGGTCTCTGCAATTCTTGTTGCCTTTGCCCAAAATTATTTGCCAACTGATAAAATACTGCTAGATTGTGGGGCAACTTCGGATGATACCGATTCCGATGGTCAGAAATGGACTGCCGATAAAGGTTCTAAATTCTTGGTATCGACAGGGAATTCGTCCACATCCCCTGCTGCCACCCAAGATCCTGCAGTCCCTCAAGTCCCTTTCATGACTGCTCGAGTTTTTCACTCTGATTTTACCTATAGTTTCCCCTTGGCTGCTGGTCGAAAATTCGTTCGCCTGTACTTCTATCCTGCTTCGTACAATGGGCTTAATGTATCTGATTCTCTCTTCGCCGTCACAGCTGGGCCTTTTACTCTTCTTAAGAACTTCAGTGTTGCTCAAACAACAGAGGCTTTGAATTTTGCTTTTATTGTGAAGGAGTACTCTATCAATGTAGATGGTGGAACATTGAACATAACTTTCAGCCCATCTTCAAATTCTTCAAAGTCTTATGCATTTGTTAATGGGATAGAGATAGTGTCGATGCCTGATATTTATAGTAATACTGATGGAACTTTAATGATAGTGGGTAATTCCGCTCCATTTACTATAGATAACAGTACTGCGCTTGAGAATGTTTATCGGTTAAATGTGGGCGGGAATGACATCTCGCCGTCAGGAGATACAGGTATGCTTAGGTCTTGGTTTGATGACCAGGCATATCTTTATGGAGCAGGGTTTGGTGTTGCCGAGACTGCTGATCCAAACATGACAATTGAAAGCCCGGTGCCTCCATATATTGCACCTCTTAATGTCTATTCTACTGCTAGATCAATGGGACCGAGTGTTGGCGTcaatttgaattacaatttgaCTTGGATTTTTAGCATCGACTCTGGTTTCAGTTATTTGGTTAGGCTTCATTTTTGTGAAATTGCCTCAAACATAACCAAGATTAATCAAAGAGTGTTCAGCATCTTCCTCAATAATCAAACCGCTGAGGATCAAGCTGATGTGGTTGCCTGGGCAAATGATCACAATGGAGTTCCAGTGCATAGGGATTACGTGGTGCTTGTTCCTGGTGGGAGCCCTCAGCAGGATCTGTGGCTTGCACTTCGTCCAAATACAGATTCAGTCTTGAAGTCTCAGTTTTATGATGCAATCTTAAATGGAGTGGAGATATTCAAAATTAGCACTCCTGGTGATGGTAATCTTGCTGGGCCCAATCCAATCCCTGCTCCTAAACAGGAAGTAATTGACCCTTCATTGGTCAGACCATCATCAGGCTCTGGCCATTCAAAGAACCAGAAAGCAATTATAGCTGGGGGTGTAAGCGGTGGAGTTGTTATAGCACTTGTCATTGGTTGCTGTGTTATTGCCGCATCTCGCCGTCGTAGACAAGGGAAGGAGGCAAGTGCAAGTGATGGGCCATCTGGGTGGCTTCCTCTTTCTTTGTATGGAAATTCTCACTCTGCTGGTTCAGCAAAAACAAACACGACAGGAAGTTATGCTTCCTCTTTACCTTCAAACCTTTGCCGCCACTTCTCTTTTGCTGAGATCAAGGCTGCTACTAACAATTTTGATGAGGCTCTTCTCCTTGGAGTGGGAGGCTTTGGCAAAGTCTACAAGGGGGAAATTGATGGTGGGACAACTAAAGTAGCAATCAAGCGTGGCAATCCACTTTCTGAGCAGGGTGTGCATGAGTTCCAAACTGAGATTGAAATGCTCTCAAAACTTCGACACCGTCACCTTGTTTCATTGATTGGGTACTGCGAGGAGAACTGTGAGATGATCCTTGTTTATGATTACATGGCTTATGGAACACTGCGTGAGCATCTATACAAAACCCAAAAGCCTCCTTTGCCCTGGAAGCAAAGGCTTGAGATATGCATTGGTGCTGCTCGTGGTCTACACTATCTCCACACTGGTGCCAAACACACTATTATCCACCGAGATGTCAAGACAACCAACATTCTTTTGGATGAGAAATGGGTTGCAAAGGTTTCTGATTTTGGCTTGTCAAAAACGGGTCCTACTTTGGATCACACCCATGTTAGCACTGTAGTGAAGGGTAGTTTTGGCTATCTGGATCCAGAGTATTTTAGGCGACAGCAACTGACTGAAAAATCAGATGTTTACTCTTTTGGAGTTGTGCTGTTTGAGATCCTGTGTGCTCGACCAGCCTTGAACCCAACGCTGCCAAAGGAGCAAGTCAGCTTGGCAGAGTGGGCTGCTCATTGCCTCAATAAAGGCATTCTGGTTCAGATTGTTGACCCCTATCTGAAGGGGAAGATTGCACCTGAATGCTTCAGAAAGTTTGCTGAGACTGCAATGAAGTGTGTGGCTGATCAGGGCATTGAGAGGCCATCAATGGGAGATGTGCTTTGGAACCTAGAGTTTGCTTTGCAGCTGCAAGAGAGTGCAGAGGAGAGTGGGAAAGGTATTGCTGGAATAGATGACGAGGAGATGCCATTTAATATGGCCTCTAAAGGGAAGAAAGATCCTGATACTTCCCCTGGCTTTGATGGTAACATTACAGATTCAAGGAGCATTGGAATGAGCATGAGCATAGGCGGCCGGAGCCTTGCTAGTGAAGACTCAGATGGATTGACACCAAGTGCTGTGTTCTCACAGATCATGAACCCAAAAGGTCGTTGA